A region from the Anoplolepis gracilipes chromosome 2, ASM4749672v1, whole genome shotgun sequence genome encodes:
- the LOC140663088 gene encoding BTB/POZ domain-containing protein KCTD9 codes for MKRVIIFVNGTDVNGKVFVVTHSLDELLAAASAKFKITAKRIFTSQGGEIDDIKLIRDDDILYVSSGENFIQINKIYSHNQFNRNSDWITLNIGGKYFTTTRDTLTKKEPTSMLARMFTETINAEHAIQPSRQDHHGAYLIDRSPTYFEPLLNYLRHGEIILDSNINIAGILAEASFYGIEGAIRILTTMAEKEEMQKEGLISLTRKDVLKAIMSTPTNAELRFQGVDFVRADLSKLDLRNINFKYAIMHHCSLAGANLSGCCFERADLSHANLQGAQLVCVKMSCANLAAANLHSCNFEDPGGLPANMEGVNLKGANLEGSNMAGVNLRVATLKNAILKNCVLRSAVLAGADLECCDLSGSDLQDANLRGANLKDTAFELMLTPLHMSQTIR; via the exons atgaaaagagtaattattttcgttaatGGAACCGATGTTAACGGCAAG gTATTTGTGGTGACTCATTCATTAGATGAATTATTAGCAGCAGCTAgtgcaaaattcaaaataactgcaaaaagaatttttacgtCACAAGGTGGAGAAATTGATGATATCAAGCTAATTAg agACGATGATATTCTATATGTTTCAAgtggagaaaattttatacagataAACAAGATATATAGTCATAATCAATTCAATAGGAATTCAGACTGGATTACGTTGAATATcggaggaaaatattttactacaaCTAGAGATACTTTGACAAAGAAGGAGCCTACTAGTATGTTAGCAAG AATGTTTACAGAAACTATAAATGCTGAACATGCAATACAACCAAGTAGACAAGATCATCATGGAGCATATTTAATTGACAGAAGTCCTACATATTTTGAgccattattaaattatttgaggCATGGTGAAATAATACtagattcaaatattaatatagctg GAATATTGGCAGAAGCTTCTTTTTATGGTATTGAAGGTGCTATTCGAATACTTACTACAATGGcagaaaaggaagaaatgcAAAAAGAGGGTCTTATATCTCTAACTCGCAAAGATGTACTTAAAGCCATTATGTCAACGCCAACTAATGCAGAACTTAGATTTCAGGGAGTTGATTTTGTAAGAGCTGATCTTTCAAAACTAGATCTTAGGAATATTAACTTCAag TATGCTATCATGCATCATTGTAGTCTGGCAGGTGCTAATTTATCAGGCTGTTGTTTTGAGCGTGCTGATTTATCTCATGCTAATTTGCAAGGCGCACAACTTGTGTGTGTCAAAATGTCGTGTGCAAATTTAGCTGCAGCCAATCTGcattcatgtaattttgaaGATCCTGGTGGTCTACCAGCAAACATGGAAGGTGTAAATTTGAAAGGTGCTAATCTTGAAGGCAGCAACATGGCAGGTGTCAACCTTCGAGTAgctacattaaaaaatgctattcttaaaaattgtgTCTTGAGGTCTGCTGTTTTAGCTGGTGCTGATTTGGag tGCTGTGATTTGTCTGGTTCTGACTTACAAGATGCAAATCTGCGTGGTGCAAATTTGAAGGATACTGCTTTTGAGTTAATGTTAACACCACTGCACATGTCTCAAACAATACGATAA